From one Magnetovibrio sp. genomic stretch:
- a CDS encoding c-type cytochrome has protein sequence MRKSMTYVLAAGALFGLMGLSGAQASEADASMLANTCNGCHGPDGVSQGPAAPTIAGMNKFYLSESMKAYRDGTNRPSTIMARIAKGYTDAEIDKIAGHFSSMPFGRVADQKTDGAMADKGKALIKDLCESCHEKDGYAAEDYPILAGQMLPYLRNNLMDFESGMRSIDNNPNMSDKEKRKKKRTLAELKEKHGADGVEAVLQFYASRK, from the coding sequence GTGCGCAAATCAATGACCTATGTTCTCGCTGCGGGTGCGCTGTTTGGCCTCATGGGGCTGTCCGGTGCGCAGGCTAGCGAAGCGGATGCCAGCATGCTGGCCAATACCTGTAACGGTTGTCACGGCCCCGATGGCGTCAGCCAGGGCCCCGCGGCGCCGACCATTGCAGGCATGAACAAGTTTTACCTTTCCGAATCCATGAAGGCCTATCGTGACGGCACCAACCGTCCGTCGACCATCATGGCTCGTATCGCGAAAGGTTACACCGACGCCGAAATCGATAAAATCGCCGGACACTTTTCATCCATGCCGTTTGGCCGCGTCGCCGACCAAAAGACGGATGGCGCGATGGCCGACAAAGGCAAGGCTTTGATCAAGGATCTGTGTGAAAGCTGTCATGAAAAGGACGGCTATGCCGCCGAAGATTATCCCATTCTTGCCGGGCAAATGCTGCCGTACTTGCGCAACAATCTGATGGATTTCGAATCCGGCATGCGCAGCATCGACAACAATCCGAACATGTCGGACAAGGAAAAGCGTAAGAAAAAACGCACCCTCGCCGAACTTAAAGAAAAGCATGGTGCTGACGGCGTTGAAGCCGTGCTTCAGTTCTATGCCAGCCGCAAGTAA
- a CDS encoding LysR family transcriptional regulator → MNANEVRGLTRNIDVALLRAFVAVAESGSMTAAAKRLNVTQGAVSQQIKRLEDLLQKKLFERSGQGLVATRDGERLFLHAGRLIALNDEVFSLITAPEFSGVVRLGIPYDIVSPFAAPILKSFSQAYPKVSVELDLAASRDLKVALGKGELDLILTTETHTPKGAEALLRNDLVWIGAPNGNAYTQSPMPVVLCNENCMFRPAMLSALEAINRDWRLTSAMRSMDATFAMVQADLAVTAILESTVPGFVAVLGEADGLPTLPVFYINLYTSVSGLNEVAAELAQHIREHFRNWRRPQNLMSA, encoded by the coding sequence ATGAATGCTAATGAAGTTCGCGGCCTTACCCGAAATATCGACGTTGCCTTGTTGCGCGCGTTTGTCGCCGTTGCGGAAAGCGGCTCGATGACGGCGGCTGCAAAACGTCTCAACGTGACGCAGGGCGCGGTCAGTCAGCAAATCAAGCGGCTGGAAGACTTGCTACAAAAGAAACTGTTTGAACGTTCCGGCCAAGGTTTGGTCGCGACCCGGGATGGTGAGCGGTTGTTTTTGCACGCCGGGCGCCTGATCGCCTTGAACGACGAAGTGTTTTCCTTGATCACCGCACCGGAATTCAGCGGTGTGGTGCGTCTCGGTATCCCTTACGACATCGTGTCGCCGTTCGCCGCGCCGATTTTGAAAAGTTTCAGCCAGGCCTATCCCAAAGTCAGCGTGGAGTTGGATTTGGCGGCTTCGCGTGATTTGAAAGTTGCGCTGGGCAAAGGCGAACTCGATCTCATCCTCACCACAGAAACCCACACCCCGAAGGGGGCGGAGGCTTTGTTGCGCAACGATTTGGTGTGGATCGGTGCACCCAACGGCAACGCGTATACGCAAAGTCCGATGCCGGTGGTGTTGTGCAATGAAAACTGTATGTTCCGCCCCGCGATGCTCAGCGCGCTGGAGGCCATAAACCGCGATTGGCGCCTCACCAGTGCGATGCGTTCCATGGATGCGACCTTTGCAATGGTGCAGGCGGATTTGGCGGTTACGGCGATCTTGGAATCGACCGTTCCGGGATTCGTCGCGGTTTTGGGGGAAGCGGACGGGTTGCCGACCCTGCCGGTGTTTTATATCAACCTGTATACGTCCGTGAGTGGTTTGAACGAAGTCGCCGCCGAACTGGCCCAGCACATCCGCGAGCACTTCAGGAACTGGCGTCGACCGCAAAACCTGATGTCTGCATGA
- a CDS encoding DUF1127 domain-containing protein has translation MTHNALHACCNDVHAHAPAHVDGLTHSVPFQDRVVRTLILFAEWCKRAYALHMQRRSLRSLNDRQLRDIGLKRTEALREAARPFWDQP, from the coding sequence ATGACACACAATGCTCTTCACGCCTGCTGCAACGATGTGCATGCCCATGCACCTGCACATGTCGACGGACTTACCCACTCTGTGCCGTTTCAAGACCGCGTGGTCCGCACTCTCATTTTGTTTGCTGAATGGTGCAAGCGCGCCTATGCGCTGCATATGCAACGCCGCAGCTTAAGAAGTCTTAACGATCGACAATTGCGCGACATCGGACTGAAACGCACCGAAGCCTTGCGCGAAGCGGCGCGCCCGTTTTGGGACCAGCCTTAA
- a CDS encoding YqaE/Pmp3 family membrane protein, with protein sequence MRLLLAILLPWLQFFTIGRPFAGIICLILQLTLIGWIPAAIWSVYALSQYKTDKKIEKALGG encoded by the coding sequence ATGCGTCTCCTGCTTGCCATTCTCTTACCCTGGCTTCAGTTTTTCACCATTGGCCGTCCATTTGCCGGCATCATTTGCTTGATTCTGCAATTGACCCTGATCGGCTGGATCCCCGCCGCAATCTGGTCCGTCTATGCGTTGAGCCAGTACAAAACTGACAAGAAGATCGAAAAGGCCCTGGGCGGTTGA
- a CDS encoding DUF6460 domain-containing protein yields the protein MAVTPRNAPRIPVVKLLIWCLVIGLLLAMFNVSPESVYAWAGETGKAIFNWLWEFGQNIGPYILMGAMLVLPIWAVFYLWNWFKKN from the coding sequence ATGGCCGTCACGCCCCGCAACGCCCCACGCATTCCCGTCGTAAAATTGCTGATCTGGTGCTTGGTCATCGGTTTGCTGCTGGCGATGTTCAATGTCTCGCCGGAAAGCGTTTACGCGTGGGCAGGCGAAACCGGTAAGGCGATTTTCAATTGGCTGTGGGAATTCGGTCAAAACATCGGCCCCTACATACTCATGGGTGCCATGCTTGTGTTGCCCATATGGGCCGTCTTCTATCTGTGGAATTGGTTTAAGAAAAACTGA